Genomic segment of Mycolicibacterium sarraceniae:
ATGTACCAGGGTCGCCCGCAGGGCGTCAGCGGCCTCAACGCAGTGGTCTCCTGGCCCGCCGAGGAGTGGGGCCGCGACCCGGCCCGTTTCGCCGAGATGCGTCCCGGCGTGTACGACGTGCATGAGCGGGTCCGCGATATGGACCGCAACGGCATCCTGGCCTCGATGTGCTTCCCGACGTTCACCGGCTTCTCCGCACGCCACCTCAACATGACTCGCGAAGACGTCACCCTGGTGATGGTGTCGGCCTACAACGACTGGCACATCGACGAGTGGGCCGGTTCGTACCCCGACCGCTTCATCCCGATCGCGATCTTGCCGACGTGGACTCCTGAGGGCATGTGCACCGAGGTCCGGCGGGTGGCGGCCAAGGGCTGCCGGGCGGTCACCATGCCCGAGTTGCCGCACCTCGAGGGTCTGCCGAGCTATCACGACGAGGACTACTGGGGGCCGGTGTTCCGCACGCTGTCCGAGGAGCAGGTTGTCATGTGCCTGCACATCGGGACCGGATTTGGCGCGATCTCGATGGCGCCCAATGCGCCGATCGACAATCTCATTGTCCTGGCCACCCAGATCTCGGCGATGTGCGCCCAAGATCTGTTGTGGGGCCCGGCGATGCGAAATTACCCAGACCTGAAGTTCGCGTTCTCCGAGGGCGGCATCGGCTGGATCCCGTTCTATCTGGACCGCAGCGACCGGCATTACACCAACCAGAAGTGGCTGCGCCGCGACTTCGGCGCCAAACTGCCCAGCGATGTGTTCCGCGAGCATTCACTAGCCTGCTACGTCACCGATAAGACGTCGTTGAAGCTGCGCCACGAGATCGGCATCGACATCATCGCGTGGGAGTGCGACTACCCGCACTCGGACTGCTTCTGGCCCGATGCGCCCGAGCAGGTGCTGGCCGAGTTGAACGCCGCGGGCGCCTCGGACTCCGATATCAACAAGATCACCTGGGAGAACTCCTGCCGGTTCTTCGGTTGGGATCCGTTCGCCCGCGCTCTACGTGAGGAAACCACCGTCGCAGCACTACGGGCGAAGGGTGCCGACGTCGACGTCTCCATC
This window contains:
- a CDS encoding amidohydrolase family protein; amino-acid sequence: MNVDDLILVSIDDHVVEPPDMFLNHVPAKYKADAPIVVTDSHGVDQWMYQGRPQGVSGLNAVVSWPAEEWGRDPARFAEMRPGVYDVHERVRDMDRNGILASMCFPTFTGFSARHLNMTREDVTLVMVSAYNDWHIDEWAGSYPDRFIPIAILPTWTPEGMCTEVRRVAAKGCRAVTMPELPHLEGLPSYHDEDYWGPVFRTLSEEQVVMCLHIGTGFGAISMAPNAPIDNLIVLATQISAMCAQDLLWGPAMRNYPDLKFAFSEGGIGWIPFYLDRSDRHYTNQKWLRRDFGAKLPSDVFREHSLACYVTDKTSLKLRHEIGIDIIAWECDYPHSDCFWPDAPEQVLAELNAAGASDSDINKITWENSCRFFGWDPFARALREETTVAALRAKGADVDVSIRPRAEWARLYEAKQLTKA